In Candidatus Methylomirabilis tolerans, a single window of DNA contains:
- a CDS encoding B12-binding domain-containing radical SAM protein, with product MPGRRLKVLLVNPSWDGLVSRKGRRFNRTWPPLDLLNCAAILEQDGLSVSLIDARATPTPLDAIRDAAARHDLVFVTSSPIDRWQCPNLDLGPFLAVTNLVESDKLYVMGTHGTVAPGELLTMTHARAVIRGEPELAVRALCEGKNPSEVPGVTYLQGGAIVNNPEGNPVDLTTLPLPAFHLLDLRHYRYEVLGGRFALLEATRGCHHRCSFCLLKMYGKGYRKKDPEQVIREVTYLVREAGAETGYFIDLEFTAVRDDVWDLCERLASAKLPFEWACQTRADYVDGPLLQLMKRAGCRLIHFGVESGSARVLAETNKRITLEQIERGIAETKQSGIDQVCFFMFGFPGETAEDMEATIAFAKRLNPTYASFHTVTPYLGTKLYEISGASELFPEVLGKEHDPRLLQAVADRAFREFYLRPAVLWSRLRRADLHLWRRQAALFWDYVRPVFS from the coding sequence ATGCCAGGAAGGCGACTGAAGGTCCTGCTGGTCAATCCAAGCTGGGACGGGCTGGTAAGTCGAAAAGGCCGCCGATTCAATAGGACTTGGCCTCCCCTTGACCTGCTCAACTGTGCAGCGATCCTGGAGCAGGACGGGCTGAGCGTTAGCCTTATCGACGCTCGCGCCACACCCACCCCGCTGGACGCGATTCGAGATGCCGCCGCACGTCACGACCTGGTCTTCGTGACCTCGTCGCCGATCGACCGGTGGCAATGCCCCAACCTTGACCTGGGCCCATTCCTTGCCGTGACAAACCTGGTGGAATCCGACAAGCTGTACGTGATGGGGACGCATGGGACCGTTGCGCCAGGCGAGCTGCTCACCATGACGCACGCGCGGGCCGTGATCCGAGGCGAGCCGGAGCTGGCGGTCCGAGCGCTCTGCGAGGGCAAAAATCCTTCTGAGGTGCCGGGTGTTACCTATCTGCAAGGGGGCGCGATCGTCAACAATCCGGAAGGGAATCCCGTCGATCTCACGACTCTGCCGCTGCCCGCTTTTCATCTCCTCGACCTTCGTCACTACCGATACGAAGTTCTCGGCGGCAGGTTTGCTCTGCTTGAAGCGACGCGCGGTTGTCACCATCGATGTTCTTTCTGTCTCCTCAAGATGTACGGCAAAGGCTACCGCAAGAAAGATCCTGAGCAGGTTATCCGTGAGGTGACGTATCTGGTTCGAGAGGCAGGAGCCGAGACAGGCTACTTTATCGATCTGGAGTTCACTGCGGTCCGTGACGACGTCTGGGATCTGTGTGAACGACTGGCGTCAGCCAAGTTGCCCTTCGAGTGGGCGTGCCAGACCAGGGCCGATTATGTCGATGGGCCGCTTCTGCAATTGATGAAGCGCGCCGGCTGTCGGCTGATCCACTTTGGCGTGGAGAGCGGCTCAGCCAGAGTCCTGGCCGAAACGAATAAGCGGATTACCCTTGAGCAGATCGAGCGAGGAATTGCGGAGACAAAGCAGTCAGGGATCGATCAGGTCTGTTTCTTCATGTTCGGCTTCCCAGGGGAGACCGCCGAGGATATGGAGGCGACGATTGCGTTTGCCAAGCGGCTGAACCCAACCTATGCGTCGTTTCATACCGTGACTCCCTACCTGGGTACGAAGCTGTATGAGATAAGCGGCGCCTCGGAACTGTTCCCCGAAGTCCTGGGTAAGGAACATGATCCCCGTCTCCTTCAGGCCGTCGCCGACCGGGCCTTTCGTGAGTTCTACCTGCGGCCGGCGGTACTCTGGTCCAGACTTCGCAGGGCAGACCTTCATCTTTGGCGCCGACAGGCCGCACTGTTCTGGGACTACGTGCGACCAGTGTTCTCCTAG
- the xrtH gene encoding exosortase H, with the protein MEQYFDVRKPVVRAYATFLVCIVLLYTLLRTNVMREIIGQPLALAFAVVSGFILNLLSLQATTSGTILRIEGFAAQIDDVCTGIFVVAIYLSAVLAYPSRVKEKLKGLLLGVSVILSLNLIRVVSLMYIGRFFPSFFETAHLLVWQSLIIFFALLVWLYWTARFVSVPKH; encoded by the coding sequence ATGGAGCAATATTTTGACGTACGCAAGCCCGTAGTCAGGGCATATGCCACCTTTCTGGTGTGCATCGTCCTCCTGTACACACTCCTGCGAACAAACGTCATGCGAGAGATTATCGGACAGCCGTTGGCGCTGGCGTTTGCCGTAGTCAGCGGGTTCATCCTCAACCTCCTTTCCCTCCAGGCCACGACCTCTGGAACTATTCTCCGAATTGAGGGGTTTGCGGCTCAGATTGACGATGTATGCACCGGAATTTTTGTTGTGGCGATCTATCTGTCCGCTGTCCTGGCTTATCCGAGTCGGGTGAAGGAGAAATTGAAGGGGCTTCTGCTTGGAGTATCGGTGATTCTCTCCTTAAACCTCATCAGGGTAGTCAGTCTCATGTATATCGGCCGCTTCTTCCCGTCATTCTTTGAGACGGCCCATCTGTTGGTCTGGCAATCGCTGATTATCTTTTTTGCCCTCCTTGTATGGCTGTACTGGACGGCGCGCTTCGTCAGTGTTCCCAAACACTAA
- a CDS encoding glycosyltransferase family 2 protein → MSQDLRDTRQRRAPLTFIIPAYNEEAILAANVDRLRRYLKDREIVEYEMLLVSNGSTDRTVEIARACAVGCTDLTVIELPQRGVGRAFKAGMTRAQYDRVVCLDLDLTIDLDFITTAAVALETADIVIGSKQTGGQQRSWVRQMASAAFIACTRRLLHLSFTDYSIGAKAFRTDFMRPYLPHLADQSAYILQLITWGQRDGVTITEIPVWCDDRRKSRFNLLHEGLYRFGSLFLLWLQERVIRAIRREQGRRPG, encoded by the coding sequence ATGTCCCAGGACCTGCGTGATACTCGCCAACGCCGTGCTCCACTGACATTCATCATCCCGGCGTATAACGAAGAAGCTATTCTTGCCGCGAACGTCGACCGCCTCAGGCGCTACCTGAAGGACCGGGAGATTGTGGAGTACGAAATGCTCCTGGTGAGCAACGGCTCGACCGATCGGACCGTCGAGATCGCCAGGGCCTGTGCGGTGGGATGTACGGACCTCACAGTTATTGAATTACCACAGCGCGGGGTGGGCCGCGCATTCAAGGCCGGGATGACGCGCGCGCAATATGACCGGGTGGTGTGTCTCGATCTCGACCTCACCATCGATCTCGACTTCATCACGACTGCGGCGGTCGCCCTCGAAACGGCGGACATCGTCATCGGCTCCAAGCAGACCGGAGGTCAGCAGCGCTCGTGGGTCCGACAAATGGCAAGCGCGGCGTTCATCGCCTGCACGCGCCGGTTGCTACACCTTTCGTTTACGGACTACTCGATCGGCGCCAAGGCATTTCGAACCGACTTCATGCGGCCATATCTCCCTCATCTTGCCGACCAGAGCGCCTATATCCTGCAGCTCATCACCTGGGGTCAACGCGATGGCGTTACCATTACCGAAATTCCGGTGTGGTGCGACGATCGGCGAAAGAGCCGGTTCAACCTCCTCCACGAGGGCCTCTATCGCTTCGGCAGCCTGTTCCTGCTGTGGCTTCAAGAACGAGTGATAAGAGCCATCAGGAGGGAACAGGGAAGGCGTCCGGGCTAG
- a CDS encoding tetratricopeptide repeat protein: MRTKKGSPQPKEQVWRSTQALSILILLIAVVAVYANSLRNEFLFDDLETIVRLQTAGGSGPFGQLVKLITRGVAYRPVRSASYAFDYALSGLNPVGYHVGNIAYHALSALFVFLIAEIICGRGRIALFVALLFALHPIQTDAVTYLSGRRDVLSGLFVLAGFYTFLRYRALGSNRFLGLTVLLYLLAFLTKESGIVLPLLCFAYDLVSRMSLTRPTWALPPFGAIWTAARSAFRDGRRLYLPLAAIAGGLVVYVLFFVRGTWVRAYHGGSLWFTILTMARVTLHYLSLLVAPITLNADYSYNGFPVTTSWTDLRAWMAILILVALGSMILSCLRSRPVVAFGGMWFFLSLLPVSQIVPHHEMMAEHYLYVATAGYALALGGLLKPWLEHQPAARALQVGSVVLLLLLGLRTVWRNRDWKDDVTLWSKTVQTAPQVARARNNLGVAYLRRGELTRSELELEAAVQIKPDLAIAHGNLGKIYLDRGELERAERELQSAIRLKENEVIPRLWLGAVFLRQERLPEAEQQFRAALARPPYDAYAYNNLGILFAKNGRMVEAESAFQAALTRMPDLIEARQNLARLRRLQGSSEPVAQPAVGAVP, from the coding sequence TTGCGAACAAAGAAGGGCAGTCCACAGCCGAAGGAACAGGTCTGGCGGTCTACACAGGCGCTCTCGATCCTGATACTGCTGATAGCCGTGGTCGCGGTCTATGCCAACAGCCTGCGGAACGAATTCCTATTTGATGATCTGGAGACGATCGTACGCTTACAGACAGCGGGAGGATCAGGGCCATTTGGTCAACTGGTCAAGCTCATCACGCGTGGGGTGGCCTATCGCCCGGTCCGGAGCGCCTCATACGCCTTTGACTACGCCCTCTCCGGCCTCAATCCCGTGGGCTACCACGTCGGCAACATCGCGTATCACGCGCTTTCCGCCCTCTTCGTCTTCTTGATTGCCGAGATAATATGCGGTCGTGGGCGCATCGCCCTGTTCGTGGCGCTCCTTTTCGCCCTCCACCCCATTCAGACCGATGCCGTGACGTACTTGTCCGGGCGTCGGGATGTGCTCTCCGGGCTGTTTGTTCTTGCCGGTTTTTACACCTTCCTGCGGTATCGGGCGTTGGGTTCCAATCGGTTTTTAGGGCTAACGGTCCTGTTGTACCTCCTGGCCTTCCTCACGAAAGAGAGCGGTATCGTCCTTCCGCTCCTCTGCTTTGCCTATGACCTGGTCAGCCGCATGTCCCTCACGCGACCCACCTGGGCTCTTCCTCCATTCGGGGCGATCTGGACAGCCGCGCGATCCGCATTCCGGGACGGTCGCCGGCTATACCTTCCGCTTGCGGCCATAGCGGGCGGTCTCGTCGTGTATGTGCTGTTCTTTGTTCGAGGAACCTGGGTGCGCGCCTATCACGGCGGAAGCCTGTGGTTTACGATCCTCACGATGGCCAGGGTTACCCTCCACTACCTCAGTCTGCTGGTCGCGCCGATAACGCTCAATGCCGATTACTCGTACAACGGTTTTCCGGTTACCACCTCATGGACAGATCTGCGCGCCTGGATGGCGATCCTGATCCTGGTGGCGCTCGGCTCCATGATCCTCTCGTGCTTGAGATCACGGCCGGTCGTCGCCTTCGGCGGGATGTGGTTCTTTCTCTCCCTTCTACCGGTCTCCCAGATCGTCCCCCACCACGAGATGATGGCGGAACACTACCTCTATGTGGCTACGGCCGGGTACGCGTTGGCCCTGGGGGGACTTCTGAAGCCGTGGCTGGAGCATCAGCCCGCAGCTCGGGCGCTGCAAGTCGGGAGCGTGGTTCTTTTGCTGCTGTTGGGCCTACGGACCGTCTGGCGAAATCGGGACTGGAAGGATGATGTGACCCTTTGGAGCAAGACGGTCCAGACAGCGCCGCAGGTGGCGAGAGCGAGAAATAATCTAGGGGTGGCGTACCTGCGTCGTGGGGAGCTGACTCGATCTGAGCTGGAGCTGGAGGCCGCGGTGCAGATCAAGCCGGATCTTGCGATCGCCCACGGGAACCTCGGGAAGATCTATCTCGATCGGGGTGAGCTGGAACGCGCAGAGCGGGAGCTTCAGTCGGCCATTCGACTGAAGGAAAACGAAGTGATCCCGCGGCTGTGGCTTGGGGCGGTGTTCCTGCGTCAAGAACGACTACCCGAGGCGGAGCAGCAGTTTCGGGCGGCGCTGGCGAGACCTCCGTATGATGCCTATGCGTATAACAACCTGGGCATCCTGTTTGCCAAGAACGGCCGGATGGTCGAGGCGGAGTCGGCGTTCCAGGCGGCGCTTACCCGGATGCCTGACCTGATCGAGGCGAGGCAGAACCTGGCCCGATTGCGCCGCCTTCAGGGGAGTAGTGAGCCGGTGGCGCAGCCTGCCGTGGGCGCCGTACCGTGA
- a CDS encoding glycoside hydrolase — MDRRVRFPGGLIVALSCLIVAACAAQDRGPAAPARSSPPASGAVESQQGVDFIAPRLERGTGGELYLLWLAVQWQKSWELLFSRSEDRGHTWSTPRPVRQNTNTTAWGHRLAVGPDGQLYAAWRSVTPPKSPRRIMFARSGDGGRTWEETPQALNATSDHESLPWLFADRRGGVAVAWTFGIGNTRKLALKISRDGGKNFTPDAIQLTPATASGEGIVNPSFAMDPEDRLYVAWQERTVVGESAIYLNRSSDMGQTWWQQPVRLNFQADDVAYRGQHPQILAAAGGQVYVAWQELEWIESSEGKRKSPMPDRVLHLNRSLDGGEHWLAKPVRLSETSLSRFFASSPVLHAAENGKAFIAWYEEQEAGGLVLLGSRSEDAGATWSAPVRLRALLGDEREAVLVEPRLEGDEQGRLVLLWQERKSQKEGWQLMLLRSADGGTTWQQPPTPIDQSARASRTRLSTVLSHDDRGALYAVRDQGLPGGEALFFSRSLDGGVTWERRAITRTP, encoded by the coding sequence GTGGATAGACGCGTTCGGTTCCCTGGCGGTCTGATCGTCGCCCTGAGCTGTCTGATCGTCGCCGCCTGCGCGGCGCAGGATCGCGGGCCTGCGGCCCCCGCGCGTTCGAGCCCACCGGCGTCTGGGGCGGTTGAGTCGCAGCAGGGTGTCGACTTTATCGCGCCCCGACTGGAGCGCGGGACAGGGGGGGAGCTGTACCTGCTATGGCTGGCCGTTCAATGGCAAAAAAGCTGGGAGCTGCTCTTTTCACGGTCTGAGGATCGCGGGCACACCTGGTCGACGCCGCGGCCCGTCAGGCAGAATACGAACACGACGGCCTGGGGCCACCGGCTTGCGGTCGGCCCGGACGGGCAGCTTTACGCCGCCTGGAGATCGGTGACGCCCCCCAAGAGCCCGCGTCGCATCATGTTTGCGCGGTCCGGCGATGGGGGGCGCACGTGGGAGGAGACGCCACAGGCGCTGAACGCCACCTCCGACCATGAAAGTCTGCCGTGGCTGTTCGCCGACCGACGGGGCGGAGTGGCCGTAGCCTGGACGTTCGGCATAGGAAACACCCGCAAACTTGCGCTGAAGATCTCGCGGGACGGAGGCAAAAACTTTACGCCGGATGCGATCCAACTGACGCCCGCCACCGCATCCGGCGAGGGGATCGTCAATCCCTCCTTCGCCATGGATCCAGAGGATCGGTTGTATGTAGCCTGGCAGGAACGAACGGTAGTGGGTGAATCCGCCATCTACCTGAACCGCTCCTCGGACATGGGACAGACCTGGTGGCAGCAGCCGGTGCGTCTGAATTTCCAGGCGGATGATGTGGCCTACCGGGGGCAGCATCCTCAGATTCTCGCGGCCGCGGGCGGACAGGTGTATGTGGCCTGGCAGGAGCTTGAGTGGATAGAGTCTTCCGAAGGGAAGCGGAAGTCGCCGATGCCGGACCGTGTGCTGCACCTGAACCGATCGCTCGACGGGGGGGAGCATTGGTTGGCCAAGCCGGTCCGGTTGAGCGAGACAAGTCTGAGCCGGTTTTTCGCGTCATCCCCGGTGCTGCATGCGGCCGAGAACGGCAAAGCCTTCATCGCCTGGTACGAGGAGCAGGAAGCGGGTGGGTTAGTGCTTCTGGGGTCGCGTTCAGAGGATGCCGGCGCCACCTGGAGCGCGCCCGTCCGGTTGCGAGCGCTCTTGGGGGACGAGCGGGAGGCGGTCCTGGTCGAGCCGCGGCTCGAAGGCGATGAGCAGGGACGCCTGGTGCTGTTGTGGCAGGAACGAAAGTCGCAGAAGGAGGGGTGGCAGCTTATGCTCCTCCGATCGGCTGATGGAGGGACGACCTGGCAACAACCGCCGACGCCGATCGATCAGTCGGCGCGCGCAAGCCGGACCCGCTTGTCGACGGTGCTGTCCCATGATGATCGGGGGGCGCTCTATGCTGTCAGGGACCAGGGGTTGCCGGGCGGTGAGGCGCTCTTCTTTTCCCGCTCCCTCGATGGGGGCGTGACCTGGGAACGCCGCGCTATCACCCGAACGCCATGA
- a CDS encoding DUF5666 domain-containing protein, whose amino-acid sequence MISAWVLGLTVLGTAPSWAERGAAPAPATPPSGEQKPTQEPLGMLGEVLAVDQAARTLRVRVEDGGEQTVQVDQKAMIFVKARLRSLSDVQPSQWVRIGYVEQDGRRIATSIVGVSPKRPAKPTAGGKVVAVDLKAQTLKIRTQDGKEQTFQVGGETRVSVAGMRRDLNELKTGRQVRIEFTEQDGERLAGKIVIILPGPPVRRLPSATDEPTP is encoded by the coding sequence ATGATATCGGCCTGGGTCCTTGGGCTGACGGTCCTTGGCACGGCCCCATCCTGGGCTGAACGGGGAGCGGCTCCGGCGCCTGCGACACCGCCGTCCGGTGAGCAAAAGCCAACGCAGGAGCCCCTCGGGATGCTGGGTGAGGTGCTGGCGGTCGACCAGGCGGCGCGGACATTACGGGTCCGGGTCGAGGACGGGGGCGAGCAGACGGTGCAGGTGGATCAGAAGGCGATGATCTTCGTAAAGGCCCGACTGCGGAGCCTGTCCGACGTGCAGCCGTCGCAATGGGTCCGTATCGGCTACGTGGAACAGGATGGTCGGCGAATCGCGACGTCCATCGTGGGCGTCTCCCCGAAACGTCCGGCAAAGCCGACGGCCGGCGGGAAGGTCGTAGCCGTAGATCTGAAGGCGCAGACGCTGAAGATCCGGACGCAGGATGGCAAGGAACAGACCTTCCAGGTCGGCGGCGAGACCCGTGTCAGCGTGGCCGGCATGCGACGGGACCTCAACGAGCTGAAAACCGGACGGCAGGTAAGGATCGAGTTTACAGAACAGGATGGCGAACGACTGGCCGGAAAAATTGTGATCATTCTTCCCGGCCCCCCTGTTCGCCGCCTTCCATCGGCTACCGATGAACCCACGCCCTAA
- a CDS encoding IPTL-CTERM sorting domain-containing protein, whose product MSSRTSLAYSKKLVLFWLIPLLLASWAMALPATADMASTSAIASDGTFYWVQGNDNLTGKLRVTTVALGAANTTVIGVSAASQGSTLTASGTVSPAGSLFATTSAKRSAILNGCDLNEATFNAAGSGSLTVNGTTISGFSDPALTPLNTLGYQAGSAQYGINTAAPTTSVANGASTGTVTDGFTLDSAQCVVYVINSATLGGPGLTINAAGAGGGFLDNDGTTFTSSSSKNDNKGVTFPTTTTTTTTTTTTTTVPRVPTVGNWGMMILGVAFLGAMAWMMKARKAHLQ is encoded by the coding sequence ATGAGTTCTAGAACAAGTCTCGCTTACAGTAAGAAGCTGGTTCTCTTCTGGCTAATTCCATTACTCCTTGCAAGCTGGGCTATGGCTTTGCCGGCTACGGCGGATATGGCATCGACCAGCGCCATCGCGAGTGATGGAACTTTTTATTGGGTGCAGGGTAATGACAACCTAACGGGTAAACTGAGGGTAACCACGGTCGCGCTTGGTGCGGCCAACACCACTGTGATAGGAGTGTCGGCCGCCTCTCAGGGCTCAACCCTCACGGCGAGTGGGACGGTATCTCCCGCCGGTTCCCTTTTCGCCACAACAAGCGCTAAGCGGTCAGCTATTTTGAACGGCTGCGACCTCAACGAGGCAACTTTCAATGCGGCAGGAAGCGGGAGCCTCACTGTGAATGGGACGACCATCAGCGGATTCTCTGATCCGGCACTCACCCCGCTCAATACTCTTGGATACCAGGCGGGAAGCGCGCAGTACGGCATCAATACAGCTGCGCCCACGACATCGGTTGCTAATGGTGCCTCTACAGGCACTGTGACGGACGGGTTTACTTTGGACTCAGCGCAATGTGTTGTGTACGTCATTAACAGCGCGACCCTGGGAGGACCAGGACTGACCATCAATGCGGCGGGTGCGGGTGGCGGTTTTCTGGATAATGACGGTACAACGTTCACGAGCTCGAGCTCGAAAAATGACAACAAGGGGGTGACATTCCCCACCACCACGACGACGACCACGACCACCACCACGACGACGACCGTACCAAGGGTACCGACGGTCGGCAACTGGGGGATGATGATTCTTGGGGTGGCGTTCCTGGGCGCGATGGCCTGGATGATGAAAGCCCGAAAAGCTCACCTGCAATAG
- a CDS encoding glycosyltransferase family 2 protein encodes MTAVRADISVVIPLYNEAESLHELHAALAAALLPYADRCEMIFVDDGSTDGSFDVLKSLREGDKRLKVVRLRSNQGKAVALAAGFREAQGEIIVTLDADLQDDPKEIPRFLQKLEEGYGLVSGWKATRRDPWSRRFLSTLFNCVTSRLTGVQLHDFNCGFKAYRRSVIQELKLYGELHRFIPALASWRGFRIGEMEVAHRSRKYGRSKYGSERIPKGFFDLLTVLMLTRYTTRPLHLFGVLGVFTGIAGLAIIAYLSVGWLFGQWIGPRPLFILGTLMVIAGIQLVSFGLLAEMIVYGSNRGIDPPVDLILK; translated from the coding sequence GTGACGGCGGTGAGGGCGGACATTTCCGTCGTAATTCCACTGTATAACGAGGCAGAAAGCCTGCACGAATTGCATGCTGCGCTGGCGGCGGCCCTGCTCCCCTACGCTGACCGGTGCGAGATGATCTTCGTGGACGACGGGAGCACCGACGGCTCGTTCGACGTATTGAAGAGCCTGCGGGAGGGGGACAAACGGCTGAAGGTCGTTCGCCTTCGGAGTAACCAGGGGAAGGCCGTGGCGTTGGCGGCCGGGTTCCGGGAGGCACAGGGCGAGATTATCGTCACGCTGGACGCCGATCTTCAGGACGATCCAAAGGAGATCCCTCGTTTCCTGCAGAAGCTGGAGGAGGGGTATGGTCTGGTCTCCGGCTGGAAGGCCACCCGTCGCGATCCCTGGTCGCGGCGGTTCCTGTCGACCCTTTTTAATTGCGTCACATCGCGGCTGACTGGGGTGCAGCTCCACGACTTCAATTGCGGGTTCAAAGCGTATCGGCGGTCGGTGATTCAAGAACTGAAACTCTATGGGGAGCTTCACCGATTCATCCCGGCATTGGCCAGTTGGAGGGGGTTCAGGATCGGCGAGATGGAGGTGGCGCACCGATCAAGAAAGTATGGCCGATCGAAGTATGGATCTGAGCGGATCCCTAAAGGGTTCTTCGATCTGCTGACGGTTCTGATGCTCACTCGGTATACGACCCGACCGCTTCACCTGTTCGGCGTACTGGGCGTCTTCACCGGGATCGCCGGCTTGGCCATTATCGCCTATCTGTCGGTCGGCTGGTTATTCGGGCAATGGATCGGGCCTCGGCCCCTCTTTATCCTGGGTACCCTCATGGTGATTGCCGGGATTCAACTGGTCTCCTTCGGCCTCCTGGCAGAAATGATCGTGTACGGGTCAAATCGCGGCATCGATCCTCCGGTCGATCTGATCCTCAAGTAA
- a CDS encoding glycosyltransferase, producing MKICLLGPAPPLRGGISHYNHQLALALADRHEVTLISFSRQYPTLLFPGRTQFDCNPSPPEFTAEAMLDSINPPSWFRAGRRIAEIAPDLVIAHWWNPFFGPSLGTTVRLARRRSRAGVIFICHNVVPHERFPWADGLTRFALDPGDAWLVHSETDRRDLVSLNLRGHTLLVPQPPGQGFGEPIDKEQAKSRLGLSGNTLLFFGLIRRYKGLPRLLEAMPLVLKKVNCTLLVVGEFYEGKDRCLTLISDLGLASNVRIIDRFVPDDEVSLYFSAADLVVLPYESATQSAIVPIAFAFERPVLATRVGGLPEAVRDGETGLLVEPRNPTALAEAIIRFFEESMEPRLRQHIAQQQRFSWTDLVRTLELAAESQPIRG from the coding sequence ATGAAAATCTGCCTATTGGGCCCGGCGCCCCCATTGAGAGGCGGCATCAGTCATTACAATCACCAGTTGGCATTGGCTCTTGCCGATCGCCATGAAGTTACCCTTATCTCATTCTCCCGTCAGTATCCAACCTTGCTGTTCCCGGGGCGGACGCAATTCGACTGTAACCCTTCGCCTCCAGAATTCACAGCAGAGGCGATGCTCGACTCGATCAACCCGCCGAGCTGGTTTCGCGCCGGCCGCCGGATCGCTGAGATCGCTCCCGACCTGGTTATTGCGCACTGGTGGAACCCGTTTTTCGGTCCATCGCTCGGCACGACAGTGCGCCTGGCCAGAAGACGATCCCGCGCCGGCGTCATCTTCATCTGTCACAATGTTGTTCCGCACGAACGATTTCCCTGGGCGGACGGACTGACGAGATTCGCGCTGGACCCCGGCGATGCGTGGCTGGTCCACTCGGAGACGGACCGACGAGACCTGGTCTCGCTCAACCTGCGAGGCCACACCCTATTGGTCCCCCAACCTCCGGGGCAAGGATTCGGAGAACCAATCGATAAGGAGCAGGCGAAGAGTCGTCTTGGCCTTTCCGGGAACACCCTCCTCTTTTTCGGCCTGATCCGCCGCTACAAGGGCCTTCCACGGTTACTTGAGGCGATGCCCCTCGTGCTCAAAAAGGTAAACTGCACCCTCCTCGTGGTCGGAGAGTTCTACGAGGGGAAGGACCGCTGTCTGACACTCATCAGCGACTTAGGTCTCGCATCGAATGTGCGAATCATCGATCGCTTCGTTCCGGACGATGAGGTCAGCCTCTACTTCTCCGCCGCCGACTTGGTCGTCCTTCCCTACGAATCGGCCACGCAAAGCGCTATCGTCCCGATCGCCTTTGCATTCGAGCGGCCGGTACTGGCCACGCGTGTGGGCGGGCTGCCGGAGGCGGTCCGTGACGGCGAAACCGGCCTGCTCGTCGAACCGCGCAATCCAACCGCGTTGGCGGAAGCAATTATTCGCTTCTTCGAAGAAAGCATGGAGCCGAGGCTTCGCCAACATATCGCGCAACAGCAACGGTTCTCGTGGACGGATCTGGTACGGACCCTGGAGCTGGCGGCGGAATCTCAGCCTATAAGAGGCTAA